Proteins encoded within one genomic window of Amorphoplanes friuliensis DSM 7358:
- a CDS encoding STM4014 family protein encodes MRLTVVGNPGNRRVGLFAEAARAAGLPSPEVLAWRDVLLGAAPPPAGSVVRIESPGEDTEVDTLLRGAGVAAGHGELVGLADWYSGLLRGVSRVAAGGASLLIDPDDIAVLCDKRRCHAVLSAAEVPVPGALPAVTSYAELRAEMAAAGWSRVFVKPAHGSSASGVIALAVNGSRLRATTSVELTGETLYNSLRVRTYDREADVVTIVDRLARTGPLHVERWVPKAGLADRVVDLRVVVIAGRPTHAVVRAGRGPMTNLHLGNARGDLAELRAAAGPQSWSAAMETCERVAACFPRSLQVGVDLMFLTGWRRHAVAEVNAFGDLLPGVLADGRDTYAEQIDALTSGRWTTPRAGACVS; translated from the coding sequence GTGCGGCTGACGGTTGTCGGCAACCCCGGCAACCGCCGCGTAGGCCTCTTCGCCGAGGCGGCCCGGGCCGCCGGTCTGCCGTCACCCGAGGTCCTGGCCTGGCGTGACGTCTTGCTGGGCGCCGCGCCACCACCGGCCGGATCCGTGGTCCGCATCGAGTCCCCGGGCGAGGACACCGAAGTGGACACGCTGCTGCGCGGTGCCGGCGTCGCTGCCGGGCACGGCGAGCTGGTCGGCCTGGCCGACTGGTATTCGGGCCTGCTGCGGGGTGTGTCCCGGGTGGCCGCAGGCGGTGCAAGCCTGCTCATCGACCCGGACGACATCGCGGTCCTGTGCGACAAACGCCGCTGCCACGCGGTGCTCTCCGCGGCGGAGGTGCCGGTGCCGGGCGCTCTACCGGCGGTGACGTCCTACGCGGAGTTGCGGGCGGAGATGGCGGCGGCGGGCTGGTCGCGGGTGTTCGTGAAACCCGCCCACGGGTCCTCGGCGTCCGGGGTGATCGCGCTGGCGGTCAACGGTTCCCGGCTGCGCGCCACCACCTCGGTCGAGCTGACCGGTGAGACGCTGTACAACTCGCTGCGGGTGCGGACCTACGACCGCGAGGCCGACGTCGTGACGATCGTCGACCGGCTGGCGCGGACCGGCCCGTTGCACGTGGAGCGGTGGGTGCCCAAGGCCGGTCTTGCCGACCGGGTGGTCGATCTGCGGGTCGTCGTGATCGCCGGGCGCCCGACACACGCGGTGGTCCGGGCCGGGCGCGGGCCGATGACCAATCTGCACCTGGGTAACGCACGCGGTGACCTCGCCGAGCTCCGCGCCGCGGCCGGGCCGCAGAGCTGGTCGGCGGCGATGGAGACCTGTGAGCGGGTCGCTGCCTGTTTCCCGCGCAGTCTCCAGGTGGGCGTCGACCTGATGTTCCTGACCGGCTGGCGCCGCCACGCGGTCGCCGAGGTCAACGCCTTCGGTGACCTGCTCCCCGGTGTCCTCGCCGACGGCCGCGACACCTACGCCGAGCAGATCGACGCCCTGACCTCGGGCCGCTGGACGACGCCACGGGCGGGCGCATGCGTCAGCTGA
- a CDS encoding nuclear transport factor 2 family protein, with protein MIDETSPALKVALAHHRAWTAKDLDLAMSYLADAFVCDAPAGRLGSRDAYREFLTPFSRMLISSTLIAGFGDQEQALIMYDTTTPLVASGPGAECLTVRDGLITYSRFLFDRLPFEQARQARA; from the coding sequence ATGATCGACGAAACGAGTCCGGCCCTGAAAGTTGCGCTGGCCCACCATCGGGCCTGGACGGCCAAGGATCTCGACCTGGCCATGAGCTACCTCGCCGACGCCTTTGTCTGCGATGCCCCGGCCGGGCGCCTTGGGAGCAGGGACGCGTACCGGGAGTTCCTGACGCCGTTCTCCCGGATGCTGATCAGCTCGACCCTGATCGCGGGCTTCGGCGACCAGGAGCAGGCGCTGATCATGTACGACACGACAACCCCGCTGGTGGCGAGCGGTCCCGGGGCCGAGTGCCTGACCGTGCGGGACGGGCTGATCACCTACAGCCGGTTCCTCTTCGACCGTCTGCCGTTCGAGCAGGCGCGGCAGGCTAGGGCTTAG
- a CDS encoding M15 family metallopeptidase, producing the protein MKTLPKLLSALILATAPVVAAPSPAAAVTPAAAAPPYHVVRPGETIKSIAAAYGIRRADLRAWNGLIKPNQPSPDGVLHLAEPAGGRLTGWRSWIEKVTPGTVNWNAKDKCPVLPADLRKVWVTYIDFYGVSHQGSIVVHRTIATRTQRAFQSLYRMRFRIQGMSPMTLNAPYIDDMGTVTAGYSCRVVNGSKTWSQHAYGKAIDVNPVQNPMVRGRYIDPAGGTDFLRRGLYRRGMMHASGAVRAFTDQGFYWGGRWNSLKDDMHFSMNNR; encoded by the coding sequence GTGAAAACGCTGCCGAAGCTCCTCAGCGCCCTGATCCTGGCCACCGCACCCGTCGTTGCCGCCCCGTCACCGGCCGCGGCCGTCACTCCCGCCGCCGCGGCGCCGCCCTACCACGTGGTACGTCCCGGCGAGACGATCAAGAGCATCGCGGCCGCGTACGGGATCCGTCGTGCCGATCTGCGCGCCTGGAACGGCCTGATCAAGCCCAACCAGCCCAGCCCGGACGGTGTTCTGCACCTGGCCGAACCGGCCGGGGGCCGGCTCACCGGCTGGCGGTCGTGGATCGAGAAGGTCACACCCGGCACGGTCAACTGGAACGCCAAGGACAAATGTCCGGTCCTTCCGGCCGACCTGCGCAAGGTCTGGGTCACCTACATCGACTTCTACGGCGTCTCCCACCAGGGCAGCATCGTCGTGCACCGGACCATCGCGACCCGGACCCAGCGAGCGTTCCAGTCGCTGTACAGGATGCGCTTCCGGATTCAGGGCATGAGCCCGATGACACTCAACGCGCCCTACATCGACGACATGGGCACGGTCACCGCCGGTTACAGCTGCCGCGTGGTCAACGGCAGCAAGACCTGGTCACAGCACGCGTACGGGAAGGCCATCGACGTCAACCCGGTGCAGAACCCGATGGTCCGCGGCCGGTACATCGACCCGGCCGGCGGCACCGACTTCCTGCGGCGCGGCCTCTACCGGCGCGGCATGATGCACGCCTCCGGTGCGGTCCGCGCCTTCACCGACCAGGGCTTCTACTGGGGCGGCCGCTGGAACAGCCTCAAGGACGACATGCACTTCAGCATGAACAACCGCTGA
- a CDS encoding STM4011 family radical SAM protein, whose product MNLSILYRGPLASCNYDCPYCPFAKRVDPPELLRADRAALERFAAWVEATTDVQLSVLFTPWGEGLTRSWYRDTIVRLSHLPHVERVAIQTNLAARVDWLAEADRNTAALWTTYHPGQITRERFLERCTGLRRLGVRFSVGVVGLPEHLAEARALRADLPDEVYLWVNAAEGHRYDAEQEAHWTALDPLFGHSVRPHLSLDRPCHAGETAISVQGDGSVRRCHFIAEPIGNLYDGSWRPALRPRGCTNAVCDCHIGYVHLKPLGLRDVFAGGVLERIPAAWPPQRATVSGAGR is encoded by the coding sequence GTGAACCTGTCGATCCTCTACCGGGGCCCGCTCGCCAGCTGCAACTACGACTGCCCGTACTGCCCTTTCGCCAAGCGCGTCGACCCGCCGGAGCTGCTGCGCGCCGACCGGGCCGCCCTGGAACGCTTCGCCGCCTGGGTCGAGGCGACCACGGACGTGCAGCTCTCGGTGCTGTTCACACCGTGGGGCGAGGGCCTGACCCGCAGCTGGTACCGCGACACGATCGTCCGCCTGTCGCACCTGCCGCACGTGGAGAGAGTGGCGATCCAGACCAACCTCGCGGCACGTGTCGACTGGCTCGCCGAGGCCGATCGCAACACCGCCGCACTGTGGACGACTTACCACCCGGGACAGATCACCCGCGAGCGGTTCCTCGAACGCTGCACCGGCCTGCGCCGGCTCGGGGTGCGGTTCTCGGTCGGCGTGGTGGGGCTCCCCGAGCATCTCGCGGAAGCACGGGCGTTGCGCGCCGACCTGCCCGACGAGGTCTACCTGTGGGTGAACGCCGCCGAGGGCCACCGCTACGACGCCGAGCAGGAGGCGCACTGGACAGCGCTCGACCCGCTCTTCGGTCACAGCGTGCGCCCGCACCTCTCCCTCGACCGGCCCTGCCACGCGGGGGAGACCGCGATCTCGGTGCAGGGTGACGGCAGCGTCCGGCGCTGTCACTTCATCGCCGAGCCCATCGGCAACCTCTACGACGGCTCGTGGCGGCCGGCCCTGCGCCCCCGGGGCTGCACCAACGCGGTGTGCGACTGCCACATCGGCTACGTGCACCTCAAACCGCTCGGACTGCGCGACGTCTTCGCCGGAGGTGTCCTGGAACGCATCCCGGCTGCCTGGCCCCCGCAACGCGCTACGGTTTCCGGGGCAGGTCGCTGA
- a CDS encoding RNA polymerase subunit sigma-70, giving the protein MTDSLLSRARTGDEQAFGELVGPHRRELHLHCYRMLGSFTDAEDALQETLLAAWRSLGGFEGRASLRAWLYRIATNRCLNVRRDAGRRLPPAPTPPFDPPEPTRWGEITWLQPYPDALLDPETRYEAKESVGLAFITGLQRLPPRQTAVLILRDVLGFDTAEVARMLDTTGTAVKGALQRARASLDSRPEPAALSADEEELARRFAEAFTARDVDTVIALLTDDAWLAMPPAPHEYQGADAIAAFLKISGEAQGSRRLLLTPVGANAQPAFACRLAEPGDPVGSPAGLMVLTLRAGQIAGLTRFHDNAALTRAGLM; this is encoded by the coding sequence GTGACCGATTCCCTGCTCAGCCGTGCCCGTACCGGAGATGAGCAGGCGTTCGGCGAGCTGGTCGGACCGCACCGGCGGGAGCTGCACCTGCACTGCTACCGGATGCTGGGCTCGTTCACGGACGCCGAGGACGCCCTGCAGGAGACGCTGCTCGCGGCGTGGCGGTCGCTGGGCGGCTTCGAGGGCCGGGCGTCGCTGCGGGCCTGGCTCTACCGGATCGCCACCAACCGGTGCCTCAACGTGCGCCGCGACGCCGGGCGGCGGCTGCCACCGGCACCCACCCCGCCGTTCGATCCGCCCGAGCCGACACGGTGGGGTGAGATCACCTGGCTGCAGCCGTACCCGGATGCCCTCCTCGACCCGGAGACGCGCTACGAGGCGAAAGAGTCGGTGGGGCTGGCGTTCATCACCGGCTTGCAGCGACTCCCGCCCCGGCAGACGGCCGTGCTGATCCTGCGTGACGTTCTCGGCTTCGACACCGCCGAGGTGGCGCGGATGCTCGACACGACGGGCACCGCGGTCAAGGGCGCGCTGCAACGGGCCCGTGCGAGCTTGGATTCGCGCCCGGAGCCCGCGGCGCTGTCAGCCGACGAGGAAGAGCTTGCGCGGCGCTTCGCGGAAGCCTTCACCGCGCGGGACGTCGACACGGTGATTGCGCTGCTCACCGATGACGCGTGGCTGGCCATGCCGCCCGCGCCGCACGAATATCAGGGCGCCGACGCCATCGCCGCGTTCTTGAAGATCAGCGGTGAGGCGCAGGGCTCGCGCCGATTGCTGCTGACGCCCGTCGGCGCCAACGCTCAACCGGCCTTCGCCTGCCGGCTCGCCGAGCCCGGCGATCCGGTCGGCAGCCCCGCCGGGCTGATGGTGCTGACCCTGCGAGCCGGCCAGATCGCCGGCCTGACGCGTTTCCACGACAACGCCGCACTGACCCGCGCCGGGCTCATGTAA
- a CDS encoding STM4015 family protein, which produces MSFYEHATEFAGRRVVDVPLDGPLPPVDGPVAWRFSFWEFDETTTRGLNEKFREAFEAFVERSGGEIEALVIGAWGYAAFDEAPIAQLCEAASRLPRLRALFLGDQTSEECEVSWMRVGDVTPLLAAYPELEILKVRGGSELLTFDQVRHESLRELVFESGGLPSGVVREVLASEFPALTSLELWLGVDEYGGDTHVELLAPLLAGELFPALRHLGLRNSEIVDDIAVALAAAPIVPRLEVLDLSLGTMTDAGAGALLAGQSLSHLRRLDLHHHYLSPEMSARVVAALPGVLVDVSDVQEADEDDDEVYRYTAVGE; this is translated from the coding sequence ATGAGCTTCTACGAGCACGCGACCGAGTTCGCCGGCCGCCGCGTCGTCGACGTCCCGCTCGACGGCCCGTTGCCGCCGGTCGACGGGCCGGTTGCCTGGCGCTTCTCGTTCTGGGAGTTCGACGAGACGACCACCCGGGGACTCAACGAGAAGTTCCGGGAGGCGTTCGAGGCGTTCGTCGAGCGTTCCGGTGGTGAGATCGAGGCGCTGGTCATCGGCGCCTGGGGTTACGCCGCCTTCGACGAGGCCCCGATCGCCCAGCTCTGCGAGGCCGCGTCCCGGCTGCCGCGGCTGCGTGCGTTGTTCCTCGGCGACCAGACCAGCGAGGAGTGTGAGGTCTCGTGGATGCGGGTCGGCGACGTCACGCCGCTGCTGGCCGCGTACCCCGAGCTGGAGATCCTGAAGGTGCGGGGCGGCAGCGAGCTGCTCACTTTTGACCAGGTCCGCCACGAGTCGCTGCGGGAGCTGGTTTTCGAGAGCGGTGGCCTGCCCAGCGGTGTGGTTCGTGAGGTGCTCGCGAGCGAGTTCCCCGCGCTGACGTCGCTGGAGCTGTGGCTGGGCGTCGACGAGTACGGCGGTGACACCCACGTGGAGCTGCTGGCGCCGCTGCTCGCCGGCGAGCTGTTCCCGGCGCTGCGGCACCTCGGCCTGCGAAATTCCGAGATCGTCGACGACATCGCGGTGGCGCTGGCCGCCGCACCGATCGTGCCGCGCCTGGAGGTGCTGGACCTTTCCCTGGGCACGATGACCGACGCCGGAGCGGGTGCGCTGCTCGCCGGTCAGTCGCTGAGCCACCTGCGGCGCCTCGACCTGCATCACCATTACCTGTCGCCCGAGATGTCGGCGCGGGTCGTCGCGGCGCTCCCTGGTGTGCTGGTCGACGTCTCGGACGTTCAGGAGGCCGACGAGGACGACGACGAGGTCTACCGCTACACCGCGGTGGGGGAGTGA
- the msrA gene encoding peptide-methionine (S)-S-oxide reductase MsrA, translating to MSTEKAVLAGGCFWGMQDLIRKRPGVVSTRVGYTGGEVPNATYRNHGTHAEAIEIVFDPAVTSYRDLLEFFFQIHDPSTLNRQGNDLGVSYRSAIFYTDDEQKRVALDTIADVDASGLWPGKVVTEVTAAGPFWEAEPEHQDYLERIPDGYTCHFPRPGWKLPRRAA from the coding sequence ATGAGCACTGAGAAGGCCGTACTGGCCGGAGGCTGTTTCTGGGGCATGCAGGACCTGATCCGCAAGCGCCCCGGGGTCGTCTCGACCCGGGTCGGCTACACGGGTGGCGAGGTCCCGAACGCCACGTACCGCAACCACGGCACGCACGCCGAGGCGATCGAGATCGTCTTCGACCCGGCCGTCACGTCGTACCGTGACCTGCTCGAGTTCTTCTTCCAGATCCACGACCCGTCGACGCTCAACCGGCAGGGCAACGACCTGGGCGTGAGCTACCGCTCGGCGATCTTCTACACCGACGACGAGCAGAAGCGTGTCGCCCTGGACACCATCGCCGACGTCGACGCGTCGGGGCTGTGGCCGGGCAAGGTGGTCACCGAGGTGACCGCCGCCGGACCGTTCTGGGAGGCCGAGCCGGAGCACCAGGACTACCTGGAGCGCATCCCGGACGGCTACACCTGCCACTTCCCCCGCCCGGGCTGGAAGCTTCCCCGCCGCGCGGCCTGA
- a CDS encoding STM4012 family radical SAM protein produces the protein MVTDGSPYQGYLYAYPHKTAYRQLDPRPALADVWSREQTEALFLYVHLPFCEMRCGFCNLFTRSNAPAEQVTAYLAQLRRQAVQVADALGERAGFARAAFGGGTPTYLSADELTELFEIATGTMGVSLPGVPLSVETSPATATPDRLAVLAAYGTTRVSMGVQSFLDAEARAAGRPQRRTEVEQALGAIRDAAVPILNVDLIYGIDGQTAATWAQSLTAALEWSPEELYLYPLYVRPLTGLGRRAHTRDDWDVQRQSLYQQAVETLTAAGYRQESMRQFRRADVADPDGPDYCCQDDGMVGLGCGARSYTTQLHYSFDYAVSVPQVRAVLDDYLSRPAGDFAWAEFGFALDDAEQRRRWLLKSLLRAVGVDEAAYLARFGSLPAQDFPQLAELTDRGLATDGGLRLTAAGLARSDAIGPWLVSGAVRRAMDGYVLQ, from the coding sequence ATGGTGACCGACGGTTCCCCGTACCAGGGCTACCTGTACGCGTACCCGCACAAGACGGCGTACCGGCAGCTGGATCCGCGCCCGGCGCTGGCCGACGTGTGGAGCCGCGAGCAGACCGAGGCGCTGTTCCTCTACGTGCACCTGCCGTTCTGCGAGATGCGCTGCGGCTTCTGCAACCTCTTCACCCGCTCGAACGCACCCGCCGAGCAGGTCACGGCGTACCTCGCCCAGCTGCGCCGGCAGGCCGTCCAGGTCGCCGACGCGCTGGGCGAGCGGGCCGGCTTCGCGCGAGCGGCTTTCGGGGGCGGCACGCCGACCTACCTGTCCGCCGACGAGCTGACCGAGTTGTTCGAGATCGCCACGGGCACGATGGGCGTCTCGCTGCCGGGCGTTCCGCTGTCGGTCGAGACGTCACCGGCCACCGCCACGCCGGACCGGCTCGCGGTGCTGGCCGCGTACGGGACGACCCGGGTGAGCATGGGCGTGCAGAGCTTCCTGGACGCGGAGGCCCGAGCCGCGGGACGCCCGCAGCGCCGCACCGAGGTGGAGCAGGCGCTGGGCGCGATCCGCGACGCCGCCGTGCCGATCCTCAACGTCGACCTGATCTACGGCATCGACGGCCAGACCGCCGCGACCTGGGCGCAGAGCCTCACGGCCGCGCTGGAGTGGTCACCCGAGGAGCTGTACCTCTACCCGCTGTACGTCCGCCCGCTGACCGGGCTGGGCCGGCGGGCGCACACCCGCGACGACTGGGACGTCCAGCGGCAGAGCCTCTACCAGCAGGCGGTGGAGACGCTGACCGCGGCCGGATACCGGCAGGAGTCGATGCGACAGTTCCGCCGGGCCGATGTGGCCGACCCGGACGGCCCGGACTACTGCTGCCAGGACGACGGCATGGTCGGGCTGGGCTGCGGCGCCCGGTCCTACACGACGCAGCTGCACTACTCCTTCGACTACGCGGTGAGCGTGCCGCAGGTGCGGGCGGTGCTCGACGACTACCTGAGCCGCCCGGCCGGCGACTTCGCGTGGGCGGAGTTCGGTTTTGCCCTCGACGACGCCGAGCAGCGGCGCCGCTGGCTGCTCAAGTCGTTGCTGCGCGCGGTGGGCGTCGACGAGGCGGCCTACCTGGCGCGGTTCGGCTCGCTGCCGGCGCAGGACTTCCCGCAGCTGGCCGAGCTGACCGATCGCGGGCTGGCGACCGACGGCGGGTTGCGGCTGACCGCGGCCGGTCTGGCCCGCTCCGACGCCATCGGCCCGTGGCTGGTCTCCGGTGCGGTCCGCCGGGCGATGGACGGGTACGTGCTGCAGTGA
- a CDS encoding STM4015 family protein, whose product MTINSHVTTFAGLPVVAFDPEGELPDDPAAVAWRVETEDFEAPPEEFAGLIEALITRVPEGQIRALVLGEWGSTYEVGPPIELLISLAPRLSGLRAIFVGDLTYEQCEISWIHQGEITPLLTAYPELEVLRIRGAEGLVFEAAQHASLRELGFESGGLPAQVVRAVGASDLPALQSLDLWLGTSNYGADSTVDDLAPILSGERLPSLRSLALCNAEIADAVAAAVATAPVIARLDVLDLSKGELTDEGLDALLAGQPLTHLSRLDLHHHYLSAEGQERLTAALPGVEIDLSEPRESDESDGRVFRYVSVGE is encoded by the coding sequence GTGACCATCAACTCGCACGTGACCACATTTGCCGGGCTCCCGGTGGTGGCCTTCGATCCGGAGGGCGAGCTGCCGGACGATCCCGCCGCCGTGGCCTGGCGGGTGGAGACGGAGGACTTCGAGGCCCCGCCGGAGGAGTTCGCCGGCCTGATCGAAGCCCTCATCACGCGAGTGCCCGAGGGGCAGATCCGTGCCCTGGTGCTGGGCGAGTGGGGCAGCACCTACGAGGTGGGACCGCCGATCGAGCTGCTGATCTCGCTGGCGCCCCGGCTGTCCGGGCTGCGCGCGATCTTCGTCGGCGATCTGACCTACGAGCAGTGCGAGATCTCCTGGATCCACCAAGGGGAGATCACCCCGCTGCTGACCGCGTACCCGGAGCTGGAGGTGCTGCGGATCCGCGGTGCCGAGGGTCTGGTCTTCGAGGCGGCGCAGCACGCTTCCCTGCGCGAGCTGGGCTTCGAGTCCGGCGGCCTGCCGGCGCAGGTGGTGCGCGCGGTCGGTGCCAGCGACCTGCCCGCTCTGCAGTCGCTGGACCTGTGGCTCGGCACCTCGAACTACGGGGCGGACAGCACTGTCGACGACCTCGCCCCGATCCTGAGCGGCGAACGCTTGCCCTCCCTGCGCAGCCTGGCCCTCTGCAACGCGGAGATCGCCGACGCGGTCGCCGCTGCCGTGGCCACCGCACCCGTGATCGCCCGCCTCGACGTCCTCGACCTGTCGAAGGGTGAACTCACCGACGAGGGCCTGGACGCCCTGCTGGCCGGTCAGCCGCTGACCCACCTGAGCCGACTCGACCTCCACCACCACTACCTCTCCGCCGAGGGGCAGGAACGCCTCACCGCCGCCCTGCCCGGTGTGGAGATCGACCTGTCCGAGCCCCGCGAGAGCGACGAGAGCGACGGCCGGGTCTTCCGCTACGTCTCGGTGGGGGAGTGA
- a CDS encoding DUF3618 domain-containing protein — protein sequence MSSDVTVRLNGSTPGDPARLKAEIEQTRQELGETAAALAAKTDVKTRAAALAGRVRERVVVTADEIKQDPAQAVRRPVPVALLATVAAAVAVVLVRRSRS from the coding sequence ATGAGCAGCGACGTCACGGTTCGTCTGAACGGGTCCACGCCGGGCGATCCGGCGCGGTTGAAGGCCGAGATCGAGCAGACCCGGCAGGAGCTGGGTGAGACCGCTGCCGCGCTGGCCGCCAAGACCGATGTGAAGACCCGCGCTGCCGCCCTGGCGGGACGCGTGCGGGAACGTGTCGTCGTCACGGCGGACGAGATCAAGCAGGACCCGGCCCAGGCTGTCCGCCGCCCGGTGCCCGTGGCGCTGCTGGCCACGGTGGCCGCTGCCGTCGCAGTGGTGCTGGTCCGGCGCAGCCGCAGCTGA
- a CDS encoding STM4013/SEN3800 family hydrolase — translation MRQLIGSHDFLMITLDTLRYDVAAELAAAGRTPELAKVLPGGRWERRHSPASFTYAAHHAFFAGFLPTPQEPGRHDRLFAAAFPGSETAGDTTWVFDAPDLPTALAAAGYHTVCLGGVGFFNRRSPLGAVLPGLFTEAHWEPEFGVTAPAGLDAQLDRLGEVIERVPGERPLFTFLNVSSLHQPNKHYLPGADDDSVASHAAALEYVDGRLPRLFAQLTGRGRPVFVIMCSDHGTAYGEDGHTGHRIGHEVVWTVPYAHFELHPEEW, via the coding sequence ATGCGTCAGCTGATCGGCAGCCACGACTTCCTCATGATCACGCTCGACACCCTGCGCTACGACGTGGCGGCCGAGCTGGCAGCCGCGGGACGGACCCCCGAGCTGGCCAAGGTGCTGCCCGGTGGCCGGTGGGAACGCCGGCACTCGCCGGCCAGCTTCACCTACGCGGCACACCACGCCTTTTTTGCCGGCTTCCTGCCCACGCCGCAGGAGCCCGGACGCCACGACCGGCTCTTCGCCGCCGCCTTCCCCGGCTCCGAGACGGCCGGCGACACCACCTGGGTCTTCGACGCACCGGACCTGCCCACCGCGCTCGCCGCGGCCGGATATCACACGGTCTGTCTGGGCGGTGTCGGCTTTTTCAACCGGCGCAGCCCGCTCGGCGCCGTCCTGCCCGGCCTCTTCACCGAGGCTCACTGGGAGCCGGAGTTCGGTGTGACCGCGCCCGCCGGCCTCGATGCCCAGCTCGACCGGCTGGGCGAGGTCATCGAGCGAGTTCCCGGCGAGCGCCCGCTCTTCACGTTCCTCAACGTGTCGTCGCTGCACCAGCCCAACAAGCACTACCTGCCCGGCGCCGACGACGACAGCGTCGCCAGCCACGCCGCCGCCCTCGAATATGTGGACGGCCGGCTGCCACGGCTCTTCGCCCAGCTCACCGGGCGGGGCCGGCCCGTCTTTGTGATCATGTGCTCGGACCACGGCACGGCGTACGGCGAGGACGGCCACACCGGGCACCGCATCGGCCACGAGGTCGTCTGGACGGTGCCCTACGCACACTTCGAGCTGCACCCGGAGGAATGGTGA
- a CDS encoding phage holin family protein, protein MTDTQPRTVWPAEASTGQLVTQMTEQVSTLVRDELALARTEMVEKGKRAGKGAGLLGGAGVLAMYGVGALLVTVGALLALVWPVWLAALVVTVVVFAVAGVAALIGKKQVQQAVPPAPTAAVDSSKRDVDAVKTAVRDGRHA, encoded by the coding sequence ATGACCGATACACAGCCTCGGACTGTGTGGCCGGCGGAGGCGTCGACCGGACAGCTCGTGACACAGATGACCGAGCAGGTCTCCACCCTCGTGCGTGACGAGCTGGCTCTCGCGCGTACAGAAATGGTGGAGAAGGGCAAGCGCGCCGGGAAGGGCGCGGGTCTCCTGGGCGGAGCCGGCGTGCTGGCGATGTACGGCGTCGGCGCTCTCCTGGTGACCGTGGGCGCGCTGCTGGCGCTGGTCTGGCCGGTCTGGCTGGCCGCCCTGGTGGTCACCGTCGTGGTGTTCGCCGTGGCGGGTGTGGCCGCCCTGATCGGCAAGAAGCAGGTGCAGCAGGCGGTGCCGCCGGCGCCGACCGCCGCCGTGGACAGCAGCAAGCGCGACGTGGACGCGGTCAAGACCGCGGTCCGGGACGGAAGGCACGCATGA